The DNA sequence TGATCCCGATGGTCGAGGTGTTGCGACCGGGACTTCTCGTGCTGCCCGCCCGTGGGGTTGCGCGTTATTTCGGTGGTGAAGAGGCGGCGGCGGAGAAACTCACCGACGTGGTGTCTGCCTGTGGCATCGAATCCCAGGTGGGTATCGCCGACGAACTCTTCACGGCGATCATCGCTGCTCGGCACGGCAAGGTGGTACCTCCCGGCGAGGGTGCCGAGTTCCTTGCGCCCCTGCGTATCTCGCAATTGGCGGTGGAGCCCAGCATGTGTGCCGACGATCGACCTGCCCTGGTCGATCTGCTGTGGCGGATGGGGCTTCGAACCATCGGCGCCTTTGCCGAACTGTCGTCCACCGATGTCGCCACCCGCTTCGGGGCGGACGCGATTTTCGCGCACCGCACCGCTCGGGCATTGCCGCAACGCCCGCCGTCGGGGCAGGCGCCACCACCGGACCTGGTCGTCGAACATCGCTGCGACCCACCGGTGGACCGCGTCGATGCCGCCGCCTTCATCGGCAGGCGACTGTCCGCCCAGCTGCACGATGTGCTGGCCGCGGCGTCGGTGGCCTGCACGCGGCTCACCGTGCAGGCCACCACCGAGAGCGGTCGTGAGTACTCCCGCACCTGGCGCTGCGCGCAGCCGCTGACCCCCGATGCGACAGCTGACCGGATCCGCTGGCAATTGGAGGGGTGGCTTTCCGGCCGCAGCGCCGCCGACCGCCCTGATGGGCCGGTGGTGATGTTGCGTCTCGATCCGGTGGAGGTGATCGGCTCGGGTGCAATGCAACTCGGGCTCACGGGTGGGGGATTGGCCGGAGGAGACGGAGAAGTGGCCGAGCGGGTGCGCCGGGCACTGGTGCGGGTGCAGGGGTTGCTGGGAGGCGAACGCGTGCAGGTTCCGGTACGCAGTGGTGGCCGTGGGCCCGGGCAGCAGATCACCCTGGTACCCCTCGGGGACGAATTGGTGGCACAGGCCGACCCGGATGCCCCCTGGCCGGGGCAATTGCCGGGACCGTCGCCCTCGGTGCTGCCGATGGCACCGGTGACCCTTCTCGACGCCGAGGACTCCCCGGTGCAGGTCACTGCCCGAGGCAGTTTCAGTGCCGATCCGGCCAGTCTGACCTGGGGTCGGCGCAGTTGGTCGTTGAGCTGGTGGGCGGGGCCGTGGGCCACCGACGAACGGTGGTGGGCCGCAGGGCCGGGTGATGGTGGCGGTGGTGTCGATGTGCATGTCGGGACATACGCCAGAGCGCAAGTGCTGCTGGAGGATTCACGAGCACTATTGCTGCACTATCAAGATGGGCAGTGGACCGTCGAAGGTGTGTACGAATGACGCACGGTACGCCGCGCGGCGGATGTGCGGTCTTGTTTCACCCAGGGTGACGAGAACACTTGGACAGTCCGTCGTTCCCGACTTCGATGGCAGCGAGCGCCTTCCGGCGCCCTCTCGACACCCGAAGGACCTGATACCGATGAGTCGTCAACTGCACCTGGGCGGATTCCTGATCGCCTCGCCCGTCACCCATTCCCATGCCGCATGGAGGCATCCGGGCTCCACGACGGAATTCTTCTCGCCCGAGCACTATCACCGTGTCGGCCGCATTCTCGAGCGCGGCAAGTTCGACTTCGCGTTCTTCGCGGATCTGCTGGCCGCCCCCTTGCGTTTCGGTGCCGATCAGTCCGAACCGCTGCGTCGTGGCACCCAGGCCGCCGCGACACTCGATCCGTCCGTTGTCGCCGCCAGCATCGCTGCGGTCACCAGCCATCTGGGCATCGCGATCACCAAGTCCACCACCTACTTCCACCCGTACGAACTCGCCCGGGTATTCGGCTCCCTCGACCACATATCCCGCGGTCGGGTGGCATGGAACATCGTCACATCCCTGACCCAGGCCGAAGCGCTCAACTTCGGTTTCGACCAGCACGTGGCACACGACGAGCGGTATCTGCGAGCCGAGGAGTTCGTGCAGACCGCAGTGGAGTTGTGGTCGGCGTGGGACGAGGACGCCGTTGTCGCGGACAAGGCGAGCGGGGTGTGGGCCGATGCGGACAAGGTTCGTCCGGTTGACCACGACGGCCGGTACTACCGCACCCGGGGCCCGCTGAACCAGCCGAGATCACCCCAGCATCGGCCGGTGCTCATCCAGGCCGGATCATCCTCCACAGGAAGGGATTTTGCGGCCCGCTGGGCCGAAGCCATCTTCGAGATCGACCCGACACCGGAAGGGCGCCGGGCCTACTACGACGACGTCAAGTCGCGTGTGGTCGACGTGGGCCGCAATCCCG is a window from the Williamsia sp. DF01-3 genome containing:
- a CDS encoding DNA polymerase Y family protein, which gives rise to MSDRVFGVWCPDWPAVAAAAEMDLSPDRPVAVLRSGRVIACSAAARAVGVRREMRKRDAQARCPQLTVTDADEGRDARLFEPVAAAVAELIPMVEVLRPGLLVLPARGVARYFGGEEAAAEKLTDVVSACGIESQVGIADELFTAIIAARHGKVVPPGEGAEFLAPLRISQLAVEPSMCADDRPALVDLLWRMGLRTIGAFAELSSTDVATRFGADAIFAHRTARALPQRPPSGQAPPPDLVVEHRCDPPVDRVDAAAFIGRRLSAQLHDVLAAASVACTRLTVQATTESGREYSRTWRCAQPLTPDATADRIRWQLEGWLSGRSAADRPDGPVVMLRLDPVEVIGSGAMQLGLTGGGLAGGDGEVAERVRRALVRVQGLLGGERVQVPVRSGGRGPGQQITLVPLGDELVAQADPDAPWPGQLPGPSPSVLPMAPVTLLDAEDSPVQVTARGSFSADPASLTWGRRSWSLSWWAGPWATDERWWAAGPGDGGGGVDVHVGTYARAQVLLEDSRALLLHYQDGQWTVEGVYE
- a CDS encoding LLM class flavin-dependent oxidoreductase; this encodes MSRQLHLGGFLIASPVTHSHAAWRHPGSTTEFFSPEHYHRVGRILERGKFDFAFFADLLAAPLRFGADQSEPLRRGTQAAATLDPSVVAASIAAVTSHLGIAITKSTTYFHPYELARVFGSLDHISRGRVAWNIVTSLTQAEALNFGFDQHVAHDERYLRAEEFVQTAVELWSAWDEDAVVADKASGVWADADKVRPVDHDGRYYRTRGPLNQPRSPQHRPVLIQAGSSSTGRDFAARWAEAIFEIDPTPEGRRAYYDDVKSRVVDVGRNPDHVKILPSFIPFIGETESIAREKQAFHNELADPISGLITLSVHTDHDFSQYDLDAPLEDISVSGTQGLFDVARRLSERDSLTLRDIGKLYAQGVLLPQFVGTASDVADQIEAGFNGGEADGYIVSTAQTPGTFNDFVDYVVPELQRRGLFRTEYQGSTLRENLGLGHPDEDLPADIRERSLVPAAG